In Poecilia reticulata strain Guanapo linkage group LG11, Guppy_female_1.0+MT, whole genome shotgun sequence, the genomic stretch ACAGACGTTGTTCCAAATGTAACACTTTAGCTTTCAGTTTTGTCTCTGTAAATTTAAATAGCTAAATTTGCAGGGACATTTTACTGTATgtacacattaaataaataaataatagttcTGAGATTTAATATACAATTTCTATGAACACAAAAGGTGTGTAAATAAACCCAATCACAAAAAAGCAATTAATGTGCAAACACCTGTCAACATAATTCTATTTTTGAATGAGGAAAGAgccaaaagtgttttatttttctcgaTACATGAAATACCACCTCCATGAGACATTGTAAGGCCAGAGGTGGGTGTCAGGGACTTTAATgagatattatttttttgttttctaagatatataattattttgagAGCAATTTTGCTTTGGTCTTTTTTTAATACACGcctaaaataaaaggaaaatcaaacaGTGTTAAACCTGATTTTTGATAAGAGATGTTGGATGCTTTTACACTGCCTCTCAGCCATACTGGACATTCTGTGGTGAAAATGTTCACAACTTGTTTGATTCCTTCTTTGTCTTGATCCCATACATGTTTGACTGGTACAGCTTGACTTTTTTGAGGAATCCATGCCAATTTATTAATGTCCAAAGTCATAAAGTCTTCCCCATCTATACCAAGGTGGAAAAAGCTAGAAGAATATTCCATATTTTCATCAACCTCACAGCCAGTGACCGCTTGTAAGATGTGTGCACCTGTGAGCAAAGGGGGAAAAGAGAGACAACATATTACTGATATCCATCATGAATATTTCATTAGacttaataatacattttacataaataactGACATTGACTGTTCATTGAATCAAATATAAATCTTTAAGATTATTGTTCAGTGAGGTAATTGCTTactttaaaaacctttgttAATATTCACATTACATTATATTTGTCATCTAAGCatagagacatttttaaataaatttgatccAGTAGGGATCAAATAAAATAGATCTATGTATGTAAGGGAAAAATGAGGAGCTACTacaacaatatttattattagcttttttttcaagattatatttctttcatgtttgGGACTATTTCCATCGGAGACTAGTGCTCAATTTAATGACAATTTCTAATTGCCATTAACGATTCAGGTCAATTTCAGATTGAcctaaaatcagttttatgtttcttaGAGCAAAggaaaatttttcttttgcaaattaaaagtTATACTTATATGCATTTAGCAGTAAATTACTATGTAAAAGTGAATAGTGTCTCTGCTATACTTCAGTAATATGGAACAATATGGATGCCTTAACCTTGTTGGACAACTCGTTTCTTTATCAAGGTTCACTGGCTAGTAGAGAGTTAtgtttctgtatgttttctaattttttaccaaaattaacCGGCTTTGTATTGTTGAACCACCTGGTATTTAGGTGCATTATCATGAATATTTTACTGCTTAACAGGATAAAACTCTGCATTCCACCTCTCTGATGTTCTTTTCATAGAATGtaacacaataaataaagcaaaagttcAACTTTGCAGAATCCAAGTTGCTAAATTTATGGTTAGCATTTTTCTTATGGCTAGAATAAATTTAAGCTTTGTCTTTATGTAGAGagtcaaaaacaataaaagtaaaaaaatatatatatacttccTGCAGGGTTCTAGTATGGAAAGGGAGCTTAAAGTAATATTTAGAttcattatgtaaaaaaatatttagggtggaatttgatgtttgtttaatCTAATAAAACTTTGCTGCCTTTTCAGATCTTTCCGtggtatatttattttgtacagcTAACGTCagtaagaaaagaaatattacaGTACATATTCTATTGAAATTGTATAAACTGTTAATTTGACAAACTTGAGTGGAGTTCCTACTTTACCTTCACTTAATTTGGAGATGTACTTCAAATTAGTAAAACCCCATCTGGATAATTTTGGTTGTACTTCCAAACATGAACGTCTCAAGTCCGCCCGATAAAGTGAATCTTCTTTKAGCAGCTTCTCAATCCAGTCTTGTTTTCCTTCAACAATTCCTTTACTGGTATTGCAGTAAATCAGCTCTCTGTTATCAATCTCTAAACGAARMACAAACTCTGGAAAGTTTGGAACTCCGGTGGAAGCTGTGACAAAAGACTTCAGAGAGTGTCTTGCTGttggataaataaagtaaatgacTTCAgtatcaatttttttctttcagtataaAGGAAACATTCATATGAGTTGGAATTCATACATGACTAACAAAaccatttaaatcaaattaaaccaatcaaatcaaatccaaAGTTTAGGAATTCCCCTCTGAGCAAGCTTCTTTTCACCTTGTCATTTACAAAACATGTGGACCACAAGATACACCTTAATCCCATCTTAAAGTGTTTTTGGAAAGGGCTTCAGTTCAATTATCTGTTCTGTTTAGGCATGCTTWAGcttaatatttgtattttttttctttattttcaatatGCAAATTATAGCTTCCCAATAACACACACCTCACAATAGCAAATAAAGACTTAAGGAAGCACATTAACTATAGAACACCATTACCAAGGAGAATAGCTGGCATATTAAAAAAGCAGTGAGCTTACACAGCTTATTGTCCCTCATCCCTTTGTTcagctaaaaataattatacCTTGCACAAATATAGTTACATGGTTCACTTTCTGCAGTGCCCCTGGCTTTTAGttgcacacattttaaaaatgtatgttttatcaAAACAGTTTAACCAGTCAATATTAGTATACATTAGGGATTTAGACTTTTACCTGCAGTTGTTACAAAGCAGACAAAAAGTGCTGGAATGAGGATCTTCATTGTATGTAGCAGGTAGCAAAGGTAGCAGAGCAGAAGTGAGTGGAACGGTCTGTTTTGGAAGTGTGTCCAGTYGAAATCTGTATCCCGTTTTGATACGTGTAGTTCTGTGTGAGAATGTTCAACTTGAGAAGCAAAAAGCACTCCTCCGTTGGCAAGTCTCCCTCTAACCGGTCTAACCAGTTTATGTTTGAGCCAACTCTACTCCAGTTTTGGGATTCTCGATTATGTTGTTCCTCACTACTGTTTaacctcctgactaccagtagttcatttttgtcctctgtagaggacatttctaaacctGAATATCttccaccccctgcattctactgaattRattccttttggtatctggagacatttagtgtttttcattgataccacatgtgaaggggtgggactgaTGAATGCCATAAAACTGGCCATAAAAATGGCCAGTTtagtaatacattttatgggaagagacaaagtaagtgcataaaacattttattgtgcaaattttggtttaaaattttgttggaATGTTCTAAATAAGTCTTTTAGCAGCACATTAAAACattctatgaattattttgactgtattttattgtagtatttaaaagttgaaaaattgtccTCTGTAGTAGACacatcatatttcaaaaataaaaactttttttccccaaaaaatgttttcagtattctaattaccttacaaagtctgtgggatttaaaaaaaaaaaaaggtgattggacactatttttttttcctggtagtcaggaggacaTGGGGGAGAAGGCATAATGCAGGAAATTTACAGGGAAATATTAATATGGGTGCAAGGCTGTACAAGGAGTAAAAAGTGRTAGTTTCCAGGGCAAAATGTGAGACCTTAAAGGTGTGTATTTCACATGAAACTTCTTAACCATTAAACATTaatctgaaagaacaacacaatgTTATGAATTTCTCACAGCTTACTCGCACctcatttacttattttcatt encodes the following:
- the LOC103472950 gene encoding major histocompatibility complex class I-related gene protein-like: MKILIPALFVCFVTTAARHSLKSFVTASTGVPNFPEFVXRLEIDNRELIYCNTSKGIVEGKQDWIEKLLKEDSLYRADLRRAHILQAVTGCEVDENMEYSSSFFHLGIDGEDFMTLDINKLAWIPQKSQAVPVKHVWDQDKEGIKQVVNIFTTECPVWLRGSVKASNISYQKSVLPTVSLLQKSPSSQVSCHATGFHPDRAVLFWRREEEEIHEGVEHGEILQNNDGTFQMTVGLSVSVIPPKDWRKYDCVFQLYGVSEDIVTPLNKEAIRTNWEHSSNVVVPITASLLFVVIIAITAYIVYKRKKGKKQKETF